The following proteins are encoded in a genomic region of Pseudorca crassidens isolate mPseCra1 chromosome 5, mPseCra1.hap1, whole genome shotgun sequence:
- the CHRD gene encoding chordin isoform X1 yields the protein MPSLPAPPAPLLLLGLLLLCSRPARGAGPEHPALPIRPEKEPLPIRGAAGCSFGGKVYALDETWHPDLGEPFGVMRCVLCACEAPQWGRRARGAGRVSCKNIKPECPTLACGQPRQLPGHCCQTCPQERSGPEKQPTGLAFEYPRDPEHRSYSDRGEPGAEDRGRGDGHTDFVALLTGPRSQAVARARVSLLRSSLRFSISYRRLDRPTRIRFSDSTGSILFEHPAAPTQDGLVCGVWRAVPRLSLRLLRAEQLHVALVTPSHPSGEVWGPLIRHRALAAETFSAILTLEGPPQQGIGGIALLTLSDTEDSLHFLLLFRGLLEARSGGPAQVPLRLQILHQGKLLRELQANASAQEPGFAEVLPNLTAQEMDWLVLGELQMALERASGSVLRISGHIAARQSCDVLQSVLCGADALIPVQTGAAGSASLTLLGNGSLIYQVQVVGTGSEVVAMTLETKPQRRNQHTVLCHMAGLQPGGYMAVGVCPGLGARGAHMLLQNELFLNVGTKDFPDGELRGHVAALPYSGHSARHDTLPVPLAGALVLPPVQSQAAGHAWLSLDTHCHLHYEVLLAGLGGSEQGTITAHLLGPPGMPGPRRLLKGFYGPEAQGVVKDLEPELLRHLAQGSASLLITTKGSPQGELRGQVHIANQCEAGGLRLAAAGAEEVRVPGALDAVVAEVAALPAVLGPDAPAPAKPGGPGRLRDPNTCFFEGQQRPHGARWAPNYDPLCSLCTCQRRTVICDPMVCPPPSCPSPVQEPDQCCPVCPEKQDVGDLPGLPKNRDPGEGCYFDGDRSWRAAGTRWHPVVPPFGLIKCAVCTCKGGTGEVHCEKVQCPRLACAQPVRANPTDCCKQCPVGSGAHPQLGDPMQADGPRGCRFAGQWFPESQSWHPSVPPFGEMSCITCRCGQLQTPGQFQSWRKKLKAPREQPEGRVTKRMGPGLGEEGRRGPRILLRETQCLRPLFSASSPSPTTSGNHNSTRGRGSQGRPMPCPLQLWPCRPLASALEAHPLSFCT from the exons ATGCCGAGCCTCCCGGCCCCGCCGGCCCCGCTGCTGCTCCTCGGGCTGCTGCTGCTCTGCTCCCGGCCGGCCCGCGGCGCCGGCCCCGAGCACCCAGCGCTGCCCATCCGGCCCGAGAAGGAGCCGCTGCCCATTCGGGGAGCAGCAG GCTGCTCCTTCGGCGGGAAGGTCTATGCCTTGGACGAGACGTGGCACCCGGACCTGGGGGAGCCCTTCGGGGTGATGCGCTGCGTGTTGTGTGCCTGCGAGGCG CCTCAGTGGGGTCGCCGCGCAAGGGGCGCGGGCAGGGTCAGCTGCAAGAACATCAAACCCGAGTGCCCAACCCTGGCCTGCGGGCAGCCGCGCCAGCTGCCCGGACACTGCTGCCAGACCTGCCCCCAGG AGCGCAGCGGTCCGGAAAAGCAGCCAACGGGCCTGGCCTTCGAGTATCCGCGGGACCCAGAGCACAGAAGCTACAGCGACCGCGGGGAGCCTGGAGCTGAGGATCGGGGGCGTGGAGACGGCCACACGG ACTTCGTGGCGCTGCTGACGGGGCCAAGGTCGCAAGCGGTGGCACGGGCCCGAGTGTCACTGCTGCGCTCTAGTCTGCGGTTCTCCATCTCCTACCGGCG GCTGGACCGCCCTACCCGAATCCGCTTCTCAGACTCCACTGGCAGCATCCTGTTTGAACACCCTGCAGCCCCTACCCAAGATGGCCTG GTCTGTGGGGTGTGGCGAGCAGTGCCTCGGTTGTCTCTGCGGCTCCTTAGGGCAGAACAGCTGCACGTGGCACTCGTGACACCCAGTCACCCTTCAGGGGAGGTCTGGGGGCCTCTCATCCGGCATCGGGCCCTGGCCGCTG AGACCTTCAGTGCCATCCTGACCCTGGAAGGCCCCCCACAGCAGGGCATAGGGGGCATTGCCCTCCTCACGCTCAGTGACACAGAGGACTCCTTGCATTTTTTGCTGCTCTTCCGTGGGCTGCTGGAAGCCAGGAGTGGGG GACCAGCCCAGGTTCCCTTGCGGCTCCAGATTCTACACCAGGGGAAGCTACTGCGAGAGCTCCAGGCCAATGCCTCGGCCCAG GAGCCGGGCTTTGCTGAAGTGCTGCCCAACCTGACAGCCCAGGAGATGGACTGGCTGGTGCTGGGGGAGCTGCAGATGGCCCTGGAGAGGGCAAGTGGGTCAGTGCTGCGCATCAGTGGACACATTGCTGCCAGGCAGAGCTGTGATG TTCTGCAAAGTGTCCTTTGTGGGGCCGATGCCCTGATCCCTGTTCAGACAGGTGCAGCTGGCTCGGCCAGCCTTACACTGCTAGGAAATGGCTCCCTGATCTACCAA GTACAGGTGGTAGGTACAGGCAGCGAGGTGGTGGCCATGACGCTGGAGACCAAGCCTCAGCGGAGGAACCAGCACACTGTCCTGTGCCACATGGCTGGACTCCAGCCGGGAGGATACATG gcTGTGGGTgtctgccctgggctgggtgccCGGGGGGCTCATATGCTGCTGCAGAATGAGCTGTTCCTGAACGTGGGCACCAAGGACTTCCCAGATGGAGAGCTGCGGGGGCACGTGGCTGCCCTGCCCTACAGCGGGCACAGCGCCCGCCATGATA CACTACCTGTGCCCCTGGCAGGAGCCCTGGTGTTGCCCCCCGTGCAGAGCCAGGCAGCAGGGCATGCCTGGCTCTCCCTGGATACCCACTGTCACCTGCACTATGAAGTGCTGCTGGCTGGGCTTGGTGGCTCAGAACAGGGCACCATCACTGCCCACCTCCTCGGGCCTCCTGGGATGCCAGGGCCCCGGCGGCTGCTGAAGGGATTCTATGGCCCAGAG GCCCAGGGCGTGGTCAAGGATCTGGAGCCTGAGCTGCTGCGGCACCTGGCACAGGGCTCTGCCTCCTTGCTGATCACCACCAAGGGTAGCCCCCAAGGGGAGCTGCGAGGGCAG GTGCACATCGCCAACCAGTGCGAGGCGGGCGGCCTGCGCCTGGCGGCAGCAGGGGCCGAAGAAGTACGGGTGCCCGGGGCTCTGGATGCAGTGGTGGCCGAGGTGGCCGCGCTGCCCGCTGTGCTAGGCCCAGATGCCCCAGCGCCAGCCAAACCTGGTGGCCCCGGGCGGCTCCGAGACCCCAACACCTGCTTCTTCGAGGGGCAGCAGCGCCCCCATGGGGCTCGCTGGGCTCCTAACTATGACCCGCTCTGCTCGCTCTGCACCTGCCAG AGACGCACGGTGATCTGTGACCCCATGGTGTGCCCGCCACCCAGCTGCCCAAGCCCGGTGCAGGAGCCGGATCAGTGCTGCCCTGTGTGCCCGG AGAAGCAAGATGTCGGAGACCTGCCGGGGCTGCCGAAGAACAGGGACCCTGGAGAGG GCTGCTATTTTGATGGCGACCGGAGCTGGCGGGCAGCGGGCACCCGGTGGCACCCTGTCGTGCCCCCATTTGGCTTAATTAAGTGTGCTGTCTGCACCTGCAAG GGGGGCACTGGAGAGGTGCACTGTGAGAAGGTGCAGTGTCCCCGGCTGGCCTGTGCCCAGCCTGTCCGTGCCAACCCCACTGACTGCTGCAAACAGTGTCCAG TGGGGTCAGGGGCCCACCCCCAACTGGGGGACCCCATGCAGGCTGATGGGCCCCGGGGCTGCCGTTTTGCAGGGCAGTGGTTCCCGGAGAGCCAGAGCTGGCACCCTTCGGTGCCCCCCTTTGGGGAGATGAGCTGTATCACCTGCAGATGTGGG CAGTTGCAGACACCAGGACAGTTCCAGAGCTGGAGAAAGAAGCTGAAGGCTCCTAGGGAGCAGCCAGAAGGCCGCGTGACCAAGAGgatggggcctgggctgggggaggaggggcgcCGGGGACCCCGCATTCTCCTGCGGGAAACCCAGTGCCTTCGGCCCCtcttttctgcctcttctccctcccccactaccTCTGGGAACCACAACTCCACAAGGGGGAGGGGTAGCCAGGGCCGACCAATGCCATGTCCACTCCAACTTTGGCCTTGTCGCCCTCTCGCCTCTGCCTTGGAAGCCCACCCCCTTTCCTTCTGTACATAA
- the CHRD gene encoding chordin isoform X6 — MPSLPAPPAPLLLLGLLLLCSRPARGAGPEHPALPIRPEKEPLPIRGAAGCSFGGKVYALDETWHPDLGEPFGVMRCVLCACEAPQWGRRARGAGRVSCKNIKPECPTLACGQPRQLPGHCCQTCPQERSGPEKQPTGLAFEYPRDPEHRSYSDRGEPGAEDRGRGDGHTDFVALLTGPRSQAVARARVSLLRSSLRFSISYRRLDRPTRIRFSDSTGSILFEHPAAPTQDGLVCGVWRAVPRLSLRLLRAEQLHVALVTPSHPSGEVWGPLIRHRALAAETFSAILTLEGPPQQGIGGIALLTLSDTEDSLHFLLLFRGLLEARSGGPAQVPLRLQILHQGKLLRELQANASAQEPGFAEVLPNLTAQEMDWLVLGELQMALERASGSVLRISGHIAARQSCDVLQSVLCGADALIPVQTGAAGSASLTLLGNGSLIYQVQVVGTGSEVVAMTLETKPQRRNQHTVLCHMAGLQPGGYMAVGVCPGLGARGAHMLLQNELFLNVGTKDFPDGELRGHVAALPYSGHSARHDTLPVPLAGALVLPPVQSQAAGHAWLSLDTHCHLHYEVLLAGLGGSEQGTITAHLLGPPGMPGPRRLLKGFYGPEAQGVVKDLEPELLRHLAQGSASLLITTKGSPQGELRGQVHIANQCEAGGLRLAAAGAEEVRVPGALDAVVAEVAALPAVLGPDAPAPAKPGGPGRLRDPNTCFFEGQQRPHGARWAPNYDPLCSLCTCQRRTVICDPMVCPPPSCPSPVQEPDQCCPVCPEKQDVGDLPGLPKNRDPGEGCYFDGDRSWRAAGTRWHPVVPPFGLIKCAVCTCKGGTGEVHCEKVQCPRLACAQPVRANPTDCCKQCPVGSGAHPQLGDPMQADGPRGCRFAGQWFPESQSWHPSVPPFGEMSCITCRCGAGVPHCERDDCSLPLSCGPGKESRCCSHCTARRRFADTRTVPELEKEAEGS, encoded by the exons ATGCCGAGCCTCCCGGCCCCGCCGGCCCCGCTGCTGCTCCTCGGGCTGCTGCTGCTCTGCTCCCGGCCGGCCCGCGGCGCCGGCCCCGAGCACCCAGCGCTGCCCATCCGGCCCGAGAAGGAGCCGCTGCCCATTCGGGGAGCAGCAG GCTGCTCCTTCGGCGGGAAGGTCTATGCCTTGGACGAGACGTGGCACCCGGACCTGGGGGAGCCCTTCGGGGTGATGCGCTGCGTGTTGTGTGCCTGCGAGGCG CCTCAGTGGGGTCGCCGCGCAAGGGGCGCGGGCAGGGTCAGCTGCAAGAACATCAAACCCGAGTGCCCAACCCTGGCCTGCGGGCAGCCGCGCCAGCTGCCCGGACACTGCTGCCAGACCTGCCCCCAGG AGCGCAGCGGTCCGGAAAAGCAGCCAACGGGCCTGGCCTTCGAGTATCCGCGGGACCCAGAGCACAGAAGCTACAGCGACCGCGGGGAGCCTGGAGCTGAGGATCGGGGGCGTGGAGACGGCCACACGG ACTTCGTGGCGCTGCTGACGGGGCCAAGGTCGCAAGCGGTGGCACGGGCCCGAGTGTCACTGCTGCGCTCTAGTCTGCGGTTCTCCATCTCCTACCGGCG GCTGGACCGCCCTACCCGAATCCGCTTCTCAGACTCCACTGGCAGCATCCTGTTTGAACACCCTGCAGCCCCTACCCAAGATGGCCTG GTCTGTGGGGTGTGGCGAGCAGTGCCTCGGTTGTCTCTGCGGCTCCTTAGGGCAGAACAGCTGCACGTGGCACTCGTGACACCCAGTCACCCTTCAGGGGAGGTCTGGGGGCCTCTCATCCGGCATCGGGCCCTGGCCGCTG AGACCTTCAGTGCCATCCTGACCCTGGAAGGCCCCCCACAGCAGGGCATAGGGGGCATTGCCCTCCTCACGCTCAGTGACACAGAGGACTCCTTGCATTTTTTGCTGCTCTTCCGTGGGCTGCTGGAAGCCAGGAGTGGGG GACCAGCCCAGGTTCCCTTGCGGCTCCAGATTCTACACCAGGGGAAGCTACTGCGAGAGCTCCAGGCCAATGCCTCGGCCCAG GAGCCGGGCTTTGCTGAAGTGCTGCCCAACCTGACAGCCCAGGAGATGGACTGGCTGGTGCTGGGGGAGCTGCAGATGGCCCTGGAGAGGGCAAGTGGGTCAGTGCTGCGCATCAGTGGACACATTGCTGCCAGGCAGAGCTGTGATG TTCTGCAAAGTGTCCTTTGTGGGGCCGATGCCCTGATCCCTGTTCAGACAGGTGCAGCTGGCTCGGCCAGCCTTACACTGCTAGGAAATGGCTCCCTGATCTACCAA GTACAGGTGGTAGGTACAGGCAGCGAGGTGGTGGCCATGACGCTGGAGACCAAGCCTCAGCGGAGGAACCAGCACACTGTCCTGTGCCACATGGCTGGACTCCAGCCGGGAGGATACATG gcTGTGGGTgtctgccctgggctgggtgccCGGGGGGCTCATATGCTGCTGCAGAATGAGCTGTTCCTGAACGTGGGCACCAAGGACTTCCCAGATGGAGAGCTGCGGGGGCACGTGGCTGCCCTGCCCTACAGCGGGCACAGCGCCCGCCATGATA CACTACCTGTGCCCCTGGCAGGAGCCCTGGTGTTGCCCCCCGTGCAGAGCCAGGCAGCAGGGCATGCCTGGCTCTCCCTGGATACCCACTGTCACCTGCACTATGAAGTGCTGCTGGCTGGGCTTGGTGGCTCAGAACAGGGCACCATCACTGCCCACCTCCTCGGGCCTCCTGGGATGCCAGGGCCCCGGCGGCTGCTGAAGGGATTCTATGGCCCAGAG GCCCAGGGCGTGGTCAAGGATCTGGAGCCTGAGCTGCTGCGGCACCTGGCACAGGGCTCTGCCTCCTTGCTGATCACCACCAAGGGTAGCCCCCAAGGGGAGCTGCGAGGGCAG GTGCACATCGCCAACCAGTGCGAGGCGGGCGGCCTGCGCCTGGCGGCAGCAGGGGCCGAAGAAGTACGGGTGCCCGGGGCTCTGGATGCAGTGGTGGCCGAGGTGGCCGCGCTGCCCGCTGTGCTAGGCCCAGATGCCCCAGCGCCAGCCAAACCTGGTGGCCCCGGGCGGCTCCGAGACCCCAACACCTGCTTCTTCGAGGGGCAGCAGCGCCCCCATGGGGCTCGCTGGGCTCCTAACTATGACCCGCTCTGCTCGCTCTGCACCTGCCAG AGACGCACGGTGATCTGTGACCCCATGGTGTGCCCGCCACCCAGCTGCCCAAGCCCGGTGCAGGAGCCGGATCAGTGCTGCCCTGTGTGCCCGG AGAAGCAAGATGTCGGAGACCTGCCGGGGCTGCCGAAGAACAGGGACCCTGGAGAGG GCTGCTATTTTGATGGCGACCGGAGCTGGCGGGCAGCGGGCACCCGGTGGCACCCTGTCGTGCCCCCATTTGGCTTAATTAAGTGTGCTGTCTGCACCTGCAAG GGGGGCACTGGAGAGGTGCACTGTGAGAAGGTGCAGTGTCCCCGGCTGGCCTGTGCCCAGCCTGTCCGTGCCAACCCCACTGACTGCTGCAAACAGTGTCCAG TGGGGTCAGGGGCCCACCCCCAACTGGGGGACCCCATGCAGGCTGATGGGCCCCGGGGCTGCCGTTTTGCAGGGCAGTGGTTCCCGGAGAGCCAGAGCTGGCACCCTTCGGTGCCCCCCTTTGGGGAGATGAGCTGTATCACCTGCAGATGTGGG GCAGGGGTGCCCCACTGTGAGCGGGATGACTGTTCACTGCCACTGTCCTGCGGCCCAGGGAAGGAGAGCCGCTGCTGTTCCCACTGCACAGCCCGGCGGCGGT TTGCAGACACCAGGACAGTTCCAGAGCTGGAGAAAGAAGCTGAAGGCTCCTAG
- the CHRD gene encoding chordin isoform X7 — protein MPSLPAPPAPLLLLGLLLLCSRPARGAGPEHPALPIRPEKEPLPIRGAAGCSFGGKVYALDETWHPDLGEPFGVMRCVLCACEAPQWGRRARGAGRVSCKNIKPECPTLACGQPRQLPGHCCQTCPQERSGPEKQPTGLAFEYPRDPEHRSYSDRGEPGAEDRGRGDGHTDFVALLTGPRSQAVARARVSLLRSSLRFSISYRRLDRPTRIRFSDSTGSILFEHPAAPTQDGLVCGVWRAVPRLSLRLLRAEQLHVALVTPSHPSGEVWGPLIRHRALAAETFSAILTLEGPPQQGIGGIALLTLSDTEDSLHFLLLFRGLLEARSGGPAQVPLRLQILHQGKLLRELQANASAQEPGFAEVLPNLTAQEMDWLVLGELQMALERASGSVLRISGHIAARQSCDVLQSVLCGADALIPVQTGAAGSASLTLLGNGSLIYQVQVVGTGSEVVAMTLETKPQRRNQHTVLCHMAGLQPGGYMAVGVCPGLGARGAHMLLQNELFLNVGTKDFPDGELRGHVAALPYSGHSARHDTLPVPLAGALVLPPVQSQAAGHAWLSLDTHCHLHYEVLLAGLGGSEQGTITAHLLGPPGMPGPRRLLKGFYGPEAQGVVKDLEPELLRHLAQGSASLLITTKGSPQGELRGQVHIANQCEAGGLRLAAAGAEEVRVPGALDAVVAEVAALPAVLGPDAPAPAKPGGPGRLRDPNTCFFEGQQRPHGARWAPNYDPLCSLCTCQRRTVICDPMVCPPPSCPSPVQEPDQCCPVCPEKQDVGDLPGLPKNRDPGEGCYFDGDRSWRAAGTRWHPVVPPFGLIKCAVCTCKGGTGEVHCEKVQCPRLACAQPVRANPTDCCKQCPVGSGAHPQLGDPMQADGPRGCRFAGQWFPESQSWHPSVPPFGEMSCITCRCGAGVPHCERDDCSLPLSCGPGKESRCCSHCTARRR, from the exons ATGCCGAGCCTCCCGGCCCCGCCGGCCCCGCTGCTGCTCCTCGGGCTGCTGCTGCTCTGCTCCCGGCCGGCCCGCGGCGCCGGCCCCGAGCACCCAGCGCTGCCCATCCGGCCCGAGAAGGAGCCGCTGCCCATTCGGGGAGCAGCAG GCTGCTCCTTCGGCGGGAAGGTCTATGCCTTGGACGAGACGTGGCACCCGGACCTGGGGGAGCCCTTCGGGGTGATGCGCTGCGTGTTGTGTGCCTGCGAGGCG CCTCAGTGGGGTCGCCGCGCAAGGGGCGCGGGCAGGGTCAGCTGCAAGAACATCAAACCCGAGTGCCCAACCCTGGCCTGCGGGCAGCCGCGCCAGCTGCCCGGACACTGCTGCCAGACCTGCCCCCAGG AGCGCAGCGGTCCGGAAAAGCAGCCAACGGGCCTGGCCTTCGAGTATCCGCGGGACCCAGAGCACAGAAGCTACAGCGACCGCGGGGAGCCTGGAGCTGAGGATCGGGGGCGTGGAGACGGCCACACGG ACTTCGTGGCGCTGCTGACGGGGCCAAGGTCGCAAGCGGTGGCACGGGCCCGAGTGTCACTGCTGCGCTCTAGTCTGCGGTTCTCCATCTCCTACCGGCG GCTGGACCGCCCTACCCGAATCCGCTTCTCAGACTCCACTGGCAGCATCCTGTTTGAACACCCTGCAGCCCCTACCCAAGATGGCCTG GTCTGTGGGGTGTGGCGAGCAGTGCCTCGGTTGTCTCTGCGGCTCCTTAGGGCAGAACAGCTGCACGTGGCACTCGTGACACCCAGTCACCCTTCAGGGGAGGTCTGGGGGCCTCTCATCCGGCATCGGGCCCTGGCCGCTG AGACCTTCAGTGCCATCCTGACCCTGGAAGGCCCCCCACAGCAGGGCATAGGGGGCATTGCCCTCCTCACGCTCAGTGACACAGAGGACTCCTTGCATTTTTTGCTGCTCTTCCGTGGGCTGCTGGAAGCCAGGAGTGGGG GACCAGCCCAGGTTCCCTTGCGGCTCCAGATTCTACACCAGGGGAAGCTACTGCGAGAGCTCCAGGCCAATGCCTCGGCCCAG GAGCCGGGCTTTGCTGAAGTGCTGCCCAACCTGACAGCCCAGGAGATGGACTGGCTGGTGCTGGGGGAGCTGCAGATGGCCCTGGAGAGGGCAAGTGGGTCAGTGCTGCGCATCAGTGGACACATTGCTGCCAGGCAGAGCTGTGATG TTCTGCAAAGTGTCCTTTGTGGGGCCGATGCCCTGATCCCTGTTCAGACAGGTGCAGCTGGCTCGGCCAGCCTTACACTGCTAGGAAATGGCTCCCTGATCTACCAA GTACAGGTGGTAGGTACAGGCAGCGAGGTGGTGGCCATGACGCTGGAGACCAAGCCTCAGCGGAGGAACCAGCACACTGTCCTGTGCCACATGGCTGGACTCCAGCCGGGAGGATACATG gcTGTGGGTgtctgccctgggctgggtgccCGGGGGGCTCATATGCTGCTGCAGAATGAGCTGTTCCTGAACGTGGGCACCAAGGACTTCCCAGATGGAGAGCTGCGGGGGCACGTGGCTGCCCTGCCCTACAGCGGGCACAGCGCCCGCCATGATA CACTACCTGTGCCCCTGGCAGGAGCCCTGGTGTTGCCCCCCGTGCAGAGCCAGGCAGCAGGGCATGCCTGGCTCTCCCTGGATACCCACTGTCACCTGCACTATGAAGTGCTGCTGGCTGGGCTTGGTGGCTCAGAACAGGGCACCATCACTGCCCACCTCCTCGGGCCTCCTGGGATGCCAGGGCCCCGGCGGCTGCTGAAGGGATTCTATGGCCCAGAG GCCCAGGGCGTGGTCAAGGATCTGGAGCCTGAGCTGCTGCGGCACCTGGCACAGGGCTCTGCCTCCTTGCTGATCACCACCAAGGGTAGCCCCCAAGGGGAGCTGCGAGGGCAG GTGCACATCGCCAACCAGTGCGAGGCGGGCGGCCTGCGCCTGGCGGCAGCAGGGGCCGAAGAAGTACGGGTGCCCGGGGCTCTGGATGCAGTGGTGGCCGAGGTGGCCGCGCTGCCCGCTGTGCTAGGCCCAGATGCCCCAGCGCCAGCCAAACCTGGTGGCCCCGGGCGGCTCCGAGACCCCAACACCTGCTTCTTCGAGGGGCAGCAGCGCCCCCATGGGGCTCGCTGGGCTCCTAACTATGACCCGCTCTGCTCGCTCTGCACCTGCCAG AGACGCACGGTGATCTGTGACCCCATGGTGTGCCCGCCACCCAGCTGCCCAAGCCCGGTGCAGGAGCCGGATCAGTGCTGCCCTGTGTGCCCGG AGAAGCAAGATGTCGGAGACCTGCCGGGGCTGCCGAAGAACAGGGACCCTGGAGAGG GCTGCTATTTTGATGGCGACCGGAGCTGGCGGGCAGCGGGCACCCGGTGGCACCCTGTCGTGCCCCCATTTGGCTTAATTAAGTGTGCTGTCTGCACCTGCAAG GGGGGCACTGGAGAGGTGCACTGTGAGAAGGTGCAGTGTCCCCGGCTGGCCTGTGCCCAGCCTGTCCGTGCCAACCCCACTGACTGCTGCAAACAGTGTCCAG TGGGGTCAGGGGCCCACCCCCAACTGGGGGACCCCATGCAGGCTGATGGGCCCCGGGGCTGCCGTTTTGCAGGGCAGTGGTTCCCGGAGAGCCAGAGCTGGCACCCTTCGGTGCCCCCCTTTGGGGAGATGAGCTGTATCACCTGCAGATGTGGG GCAGGGGTGCCCCACTGTGAGCGGGATGACTGTTCACTGCCACTGTCCTGCGGCCCAGGGAAGGAGAGCCGCTGCTGTTCCCACTGCACAGCCCGGCGGCGGT GA
- the CHRD gene encoding chordin isoform X10, with protein sequence MDWLVLGELQMALERASGSVLRISGHIAARQSCDVLQSVLCGADALIPVQTGAAGSASLTLLGNGSLIYQVQVVGTGSEVVAMTLETKPQRRNQHTVLCHMAGLQPGGYMAVGVCPGLGARGAHMLLQNELFLNVGTKDFPDGELRGHVAALPYSGHSARHDTLPVPLAGALVLPPVQSQAAGHAWLSLDTHCHLHYEVLLAGLGGSEQGTITAHLLGPPGMPGPRRLLKGFYGPEAQGVVKDLEPELLRHLAQGSASLLITTKGSPQGELRGQVHIANQCEAGGLRLAAAGAEEVRVPGALDAVVAEVAALPAVLGPDAPAPAKPGGPGRLRDPNTCFFEGQQRPHGARWAPNYDPLCSLCTCQRRTVICDPMVCPPPSCPSPVQEPDQCCPVCPEKQDVGDLPGLPKNRDPGEGCYFDGDRSWRAAGTRWHPVVPPFGLIKCAVCTCKGGTGEVHCEKVQCPRLACAQPVRANPTDCCKQCPVGSGAHPQLGDPMQADGPRGCRFAGQWFPESQSWHPSVPPFGEMSCITCRCGQLQTPGQFQSWRKKLKAPREQPEGRVTKRMGPGLGEEGRRGPRILLRETQCLRPLFSASSPSPTTSGNHNSTRGRGSQGRPMPCPLQLWPCRPLASALEAHPLSFCT encoded by the exons ATGGACTGGCTGGTGCTGGGGGAGCTGCAGATGGCCCTGGAGAGGGCAAGTGGGTCAGTGCTGCGCATCAGTGGACACATTGCTGCCAGGCAGAGCTGTGATG TTCTGCAAAGTGTCCTTTGTGGGGCCGATGCCCTGATCCCTGTTCAGACAGGTGCAGCTGGCTCGGCCAGCCTTACACTGCTAGGAAATGGCTCCCTGATCTACCAA GTACAGGTGGTAGGTACAGGCAGCGAGGTGGTGGCCATGACGCTGGAGACCAAGCCTCAGCGGAGGAACCAGCACACTGTCCTGTGCCACATGGCTGGACTCCAGCCGGGAGGATACATG gcTGTGGGTgtctgccctgggctgggtgccCGGGGGGCTCATATGCTGCTGCAGAATGAGCTGTTCCTGAACGTGGGCACCAAGGACTTCCCAGATGGAGAGCTGCGGGGGCACGTGGCTGCCCTGCCCTACAGCGGGCACAGCGCCCGCCATGATA CACTACCTGTGCCCCTGGCAGGAGCCCTGGTGTTGCCCCCCGTGCAGAGCCAGGCAGCAGGGCATGCCTGGCTCTCCCTGGATACCCACTGTCACCTGCACTATGAAGTGCTGCTGGCTGGGCTTGGTGGCTCAGAACAGGGCACCATCACTGCCCACCTCCTCGGGCCTCCTGGGATGCCAGGGCCCCGGCGGCTGCTGAAGGGATTCTATGGCCCAGAG GCCCAGGGCGTGGTCAAGGATCTGGAGCCTGAGCTGCTGCGGCACCTGGCACAGGGCTCTGCCTCCTTGCTGATCACCACCAAGGGTAGCCCCCAAGGGGAGCTGCGAGGGCAG GTGCACATCGCCAACCAGTGCGAGGCGGGCGGCCTGCGCCTGGCGGCAGCAGGGGCCGAAGAAGTACGGGTGCCCGGGGCTCTGGATGCAGTGGTGGCCGAGGTGGCCGCGCTGCCCGCTGTGCTAGGCCCAGATGCCCCAGCGCCAGCCAAACCTGGTGGCCCCGGGCGGCTCCGAGACCCCAACACCTGCTTCTTCGAGGGGCAGCAGCGCCCCCATGGGGCTCGCTGGGCTCCTAACTATGACCCGCTCTGCTCGCTCTGCACCTGCCAG AGACGCACGGTGATCTGTGACCCCATGGTGTGCCCGCCACCCAGCTGCCCAAGCCCGGTGCAGGAGCCGGATCAGTGCTGCCCTGTGTGCCCGG AGAAGCAAGATGTCGGAGACCTGCCGGGGCTGCCGAAGAACAGGGACCCTGGAGAGG GCTGCTATTTTGATGGCGACCGGAGCTGGCGGGCAGCGGGCACCCGGTGGCACCCTGTCGTGCCCCCATTTGGCTTAATTAAGTGTGCTGTCTGCACCTGCAAG GGGGGCACTGGAGAGGTGCACTGTGAGAAGGTGCAGTGTCCCCGGCTGGCCTGTGCCCAGCCTGTCCGTGCCAACCCCACTGACTGCTGCAAACAGTGTCCAG TGGGGTCAGGGGCCCACCCCCAACTGGGGGACCCCATGCAGGCTGATGGGCCCCGGGGCTGCCGTTTTGCAGGGCAGTGGTTCCCGGAGAGCCAGAGCTGGCACCCTTCGGTGCCCCCCTTTGGGGAGATGAGCTGTATCACCTGCAGATGTGGG CAGTTGCAGACACCAGGACAGTTCCAGAGCTGGAGAAAGAAGCTGAAGGCTCCTAGGGAGCAGCCAGAAGGCCGCGTGACCAAGAGgatggggcctgggctgggggaggaggggcgcCGGGGACCCCGCATTCTCCTGCGGGAAACCCAGTGCCTTCGGCCCCtcttttctgcctcttctccctcccccactaccTCTGGGAACCACAACTCCACAAGGGGGAGGGGTAGCCAGGGCCGACCAATGCCATGTCCACTCCAACTTTGGCCTTGTCGCCCTCTCGCCTCTGCCTTGGAAGCCCACCCCCTTTCCTTCTGTACATAA